The following are encoded in a window of Gammaproteobacteria bacterium genomic DNA:
- a CDS encoding protein-glutamate O-methyltransferase CheR, with the protein MTRAALSTQDYQAFRALLEEACGIVLGDNKHYLVASRLGRLMTEEGAANLGELVEQLQSGRNRSLRERIIEAMTTNETFWFRDIFPFDILKEQIFPDLAERRVRTPRIWSAACSSGQEPYSISMIFQEYLATRPGSLDDVQILATDISPTILGAAKVASYDSHALARGLSPERRQRHFLPLRDGRWQVRPEIRNRARFSQANLLQSYSLLGRFDVIFCRNVLIYFSSVSKTDILARMARALNPGGYLFLGSSEAITQYSDEFELVRCPRGSVYRVKNNLAARLPIPPRPGGKV; encoded by the coding sequence CATCGTCCTGGGCGACAATAAACACTATCTGGTCGCCAGCCGGCTCGGGCGCCTGATGACGGAGGAGGGCGCCGCGAACCTCGGTGAACTGGTCGAGCAGCTGCAGAGCGGGCGCAACCGTAGCTTGCGCGAGCGGATCATCGAGGCGATGACGACTAACGAGACCTTCTGGTTCCGCGACATCTTTCCGTTCGACATCCTCAAGGAGCAGATCTTTCCGGATCTCGCCGAGCGTCGGGTGCGCACGCCGCGCATCTGGTCGGCAGCCTGCTCGTCGGGTCAGGAGCCGTATTCCATCAGCATGATCTTCCAGGAGTACCTCGCCACCCGACCGGGCAGCCTCGACGATGTGCAGATTCTGGCCACCGACATCTCGCCGACCATCCTCGGTGCGGCGAAGGTGGCCAGCTATGACAGCCACGCACTCGCCCGTGGCCTGTCACCGGAGCGCCGCCAACGCCATTTTTTACCGCTGCGGGACGGGCGCTGGCAGGTGCGTCCGGAGATCCGCAACCGGGCGCGTTTCAGTCAGGCGAATCTGTTGCAATCCTACAGTCTGCTCGGTCGTTTCGACGTCATCTTCTGTCGCAATGTACTTATCTATTTCTCCAGTGTCTCCAAGACCGATATCCTCGCCCGCATGGCACGGGCGCTGAATCCTGGTGGTTACCTCTTCCTGGGATCATCGGAGGCCATCACCCAGTACTCGGACGAATTCGAGCTTGTCCGCTGCCCGCGCGGCTCGGTGTACCGGGTCAAGAACAACCTCGCAGCGCGGCTGCCGATCCCGCCCCGGCCGGGCGGCAAGGTCTAA